The Dendropsophus ebraccatus isolate aDenEbr1 chromosome 3, aDenEbr1.pat, whole genome shotgun sequence genome includes a region encoding these proteins:
- the HOMEZ gene encoding homeobox and leucine zipper protein Homez: MSPTATNSSGVYPEDTPGLVCLPPISDDLQLIWTQAELTNELDDHPQLIHTFSYFPYPTMPEIALLCLRYGLQMEKVKAWFMVQRIRCGISWSSEEIEEARSHLLYNQDQLHFKPLIAVAKKSNILRNLEKPPVASPKSDAEQAILPHSPCSSSDEMAPHAKKPRLNDKTPETHGRRTTELTNEQKRESSGYDSAGTYRQCKTATDMSSEPKQVLRNQVKHPSASHVFAVDDAEKSPSVSSPPTDEEAHKMSLSWSLDNGTEMQAHGSNDTSGGTPREDYYTRAIRRQRKTKEQLAVLKSFFLQCQWARREDYKQLEEITGLPRSDIIQWFGDTRYALKHGQLRWFRDSAHELPKWLDEPQHLVSQNGRSGGHDTVVTLDPDLGTPETESKPVVKVLVKSSERSTGVPPVVKLTEPMSPCSGKTMQNVPEIDVDRYATTSGTPKSAHKLKSASPVVTPSQSQPSHQDRYQPASQKKYNVLDSYWCTRQHISEEDIQSLIRKSGLSRREVIDWFCEKSKEPAEVEICLDEEEDELAEVKNEEEEVLIIQE, encoded by the coding sequence ATGTCTCCCACAGCCACCAATTCGTCTGGTGTGTATCCAGAAGACACTCCAGGACTTGTGTGTTTGCCTCCCATTTCTGATGATCTTCAGTTGATTTGGACTCAGGCAGAGCTCACCAACGAGTTGGATGATCATCCACAGCTAATCCACACTTTTAGTTACTTTCCATACCCTACAATGCCAGAGATTGCTTTGCTTTGCTTACGATATGGACTACAAATGGAGAAAGTGAAAGCCTGGTTTATGGTACAGCGTATTCGCTGTGGTATCAGTTGGTCCTCAGAAGAAATTGAAGAGGCACGTTCCCATTTGCTCTACAATCAGGATCAGCTACACTTTAAGCCTCTCATTGCAGTAGCCAAGAAATCTAATATTTTAAGGAATTTAGAAAAGCCTCCAGTTGCTTCACCAAAGAGTGATGCAGAGCAAGCTATACTTCCACACTCTCCTTGTTCATCTTCAGATGAGATGGCTCCACATGCAAAGAAACCAAGGTTAAATGATAAAACACCTGAGACACATGGGCGAAGGACTACAGAGCTCACCAATGAACAAAAAAGAGAAAGCTCAGGCTATGACTCAGCAGGCACTTACAGACAATGTAAAACAGCTACTGACATGTCTTCTGAGCCAAAACAGGTACTTAGAAACCAGGTCAAGCATCCTTCAGCGAGTCATGTGTTTGCAGTAGATGACGCTGAAAAGAGCCCATCTGTGTCCTCTCCCCCGACAGATGAAGAAGCCCATAAAATGTCTTTATCCTGGAGTTTGGACAATGGCACCGAAATGCAAGCTCATGGGTCCAACGATACTAGTGGTGGAACTCCCAGAGAAGACTATTACACACGAGCTATACGGCGACAGCGAAAAACCAAAGAACAGTTGGCAGTactaaaatctttttttctgcAATGCCAGTGGGCTCGTCGCGAAGACTACAAACAATTGGAAGAAATAACTGGATTGCCAAGGTCAGACATCATCCAGTGGTTTGGAGATACGCGCTATGCACTTAAACATGGACAGCTAAGGTGGTTCCGTGATAGTGCCCATGAGCTCCCCAAGTGGTTGGACGAACCACAGCATCTTGTAAGTCAAAATGGAAGATCTGGCGGACATGATACAGTTGTAACTTTGGATCCTGATTTAGGAACCCCAGAAACAGAAAGCAAGCCTGTAGTTAAAGTGTTAGTAAAGTCATCAGAGCGCTCTACTGGCGTACCGCCAGTAGTAAAGTTAACAGAACCAATGAGTCCATGCTCAGGAAAAACTATGCAAAATGTTCCAGAAATAGATGTTGATAGATATGCAACTACTTCAGGAACACCAAAATCTGCACATAAATTAAAATCCGCTTCTCCAGTAGTAACCCCTTCACAGTCACAGCCTTCTCATCAGGACCGTTATCAGCCAGCTTCTCAAAAAAAGTATAATGTACTGGACAGCTACTGGTGTACTCGTCAGCACATCTCTGAGGAAGACATACAGTCACTTATAAGAAAATCTGGTTTGAGTCGGAGGGAGGTAATAGATTGGTTTTGTGAAAAATCTAAAGAACCTGCTGAAGTGGAGATATGCCTGGATGAAGAGGAAGATGAACTGGCAGAGGTGAAAAATGAGGAAGAAGAAGTCCTTATCATTCAGGAGTAG